The genomic stretch gggGGACATCGGTTCCACTCCGCATTACGGTTCAGATTCAAAGCGTTCACCAACGAGGGCGAGTACGAAGTTTCGAGGCATCGATGCAGCTGAGAGGCCATCATTGGTACCGACTCCATGGAGGTCGACCAGATAATTAACCGTGCGCTGAATgaaatagccagtgtaagttTCCATTTCTTGTTGAGGTTCATTTTTTTATCTTGTCATTTTCTGCCATCAGTCTAACTTTTTCTCTGATCGCAGGGAATGCTAACTATGACTGCCAGCTGGCGTCGCTCGAGAGCCCTGACTGCCCAATATGAGAAGAGACTTAGCAAACAACTTAAGGCGTCTGAGGACAAACACGCTGAGGAACTTAAAGCATCCGAGGCCAAACACGTTGAGGAGCTTAAGATGGTTGAGGAGAAATACACCGAGAAGCTCGAGGCAGCCGAGAAGAAAAACCCCGAACTGCTCGAACAGAAGGCTAAGTTGGCCGAAGAGCTGAGACAGCACCAGGCTACTTTACTCAAAGTCATCGAAACTAAAGAGAAGTATAAGGAGCCTTCTTTGCTTAATTTCAAGGAAGCCTCTAAGCTTCAAGATGATTTGATCATCAGCATAAAGGAGACTGAGGGGCTGGAGGAGcgcatcaaagagctcgaggataccaatgccagcaacttggagaggtataaGGGTGCCACCTTCAATTGTTTCTACGcgttctggaagcataaccgcGAGGCAGATTTCAGCTATCTCTTCGATCGCCTAAGGCAATCTGAAATAAATAGGTGCCTTGCTTGCCTTGAGGAAGAGGAGAGAGCGAAAATCCCAGCCtcccccgaaatctccttggctacgGGCATTGATGGCGTGGAAGAGGAAATTGGGGCCTCCGTCGACCAGCaaactcctcaagaccctcctgttTCATAATTTTTGCTGTTTTTATTTAACTTTGTATTTTGGGAAACACGAACTTTGTATtgtaacatctgttcgcatgactaaacttagcatagcacttttgtttgatttaacaaaattttgaaaaatactctaagtatcgtagcatgctttcacttattttgctcgtgtgtttacatatacttgttgatatgctttgcttacttagtaccttttatgccccctaagtgattgaggagcttaaggtcctcggtcacttgccttgaccaagacatgttcgaacattactgcttagAATAAATACTTATAGAAATGATAatagagcaaaacaacacatgtaatgagaaaatacttgtaataaatacaataattggcaagaataactggctgcgcacagttccttttaattttcgtaataaatggacaatcgtgtctgtacgggtgatcaaaaatttgatcttacacttataagcaatcagTCATGTGATtaactaacccttgttcataaacttgtaaaaagtgaaattaatacaagtcaattctttaaaaagaattgtttattgataatacttgcgcaggtgttctccattctaatagcgaggaatgaaatatccatttaagcgagcaagtttataagtgcctggatggaggacttctttgatttggtatggtccttcccagttaggtccgagtactccagcagcttgatcgcgggtgttaaggataactcttctaagtaccagatctccaacattaaattttctttcacgtactttataTTTGAAATACCaggcaaccttttgctggtaagctgctacttggagttgggcttgcttgtgcctttcatcga from Humulus lupulus chromosome 5, drHumLupu1.1, whole genome shotgun sequence encodes the following:
- the LOC133779365 gene encoding uncharacterized protein LOC133779365, giving the protein MTASWRRSRALTAQYEKRLSKQLKASEDKHAEELKASEAKHVEELKMVEEKYTEKLEAAEKKNPELLEQKAKLAEELRQHQATLLKVIETKEKYKEPSLLNFKEASKLQDDLIISIKETEGLEERIKELEDTNASNLERYKGATFNCFYAFWKHNREADFSYLFDRLRQSEINRCLACLEEEERAKIPASPEISLATGIDGVEEEIGASVDQQTPQDPPVS